In Aspergillus nidulans FGSC A4 chromosome II, the genomic stretch CACGCGACATCAAACGAGAACCCCAGGAACTTCAGAAaccctcgtcctcttcatcgtttGTCTCAAAACGCTTCACTGTCCTCACAAAGCTCCTCGAAGATTACGATGACTTTGACCCTGACTTTAACTTCGCCTTTCCGCTTAACAAGGCCAGGACCAATAACAAACacaaaaagaaacaaaacCTCCTGATCCccccatcctcatccactccatcatcgtcactggACATCAACCACATCCACACAAAACATCACCTCACAGCTATCCTTAAATGGGGCCACGCCGAGTTCGAAATCGGCAAGCGCCGCCTAGAGTTCCGCTCCAATTACCTTACCGACACCCTCGAGGTTGACTTCCATTGTACCCTCCGAATGCTCCGCGAACTCCTAGAACGCATGCTCCTCCACCACGGGCCGAAATTCTGGCACAGAGACACAAGAAACGAGTACAGTGTTGTATCATGGTTCCTTCTAAACCAAACACCGCGAAGCCTGGCAAAACTCCTCCTTACGCCGCAGGATGAATGCTGCCACTATAGCCACTATGCCGATGCTTCGGACACGAGTGCAAGCAAAAGCACAGGCACAAGAAATTGTGTCTTTTCCGATCCCCTTGACGAGTATTGGGATGCGTGGAAGGATACCCCTGATATTCGCTACTCTAGCCTCGGCACCCCCATCTCTACTGTGCCAAAGGCAGCCGAAATCCCGGGGACAAGGACGGGCTCAGAGACGGGAACAAACTGCAACTGCAATCGGCTCATTCGCAGCTGGAGCGTAAAGCCCGCACTGTTCGACAACCGGGGCCGAGAATACAATCGAACTGCGGAGCGGTACCTCAAGGAGATGTGGAGCCAAAGACATGTTGGATTGCATGAGGCGTTTAGGATGGGTGTTATGGCGACAGTGCTCTAGGGTTTAGCCTGTTCTATTTCTACCATCCAGTCTATCTACTTCGTTAAGGAATAGAATACCGTTTGGGAAAATAATCCGACTTGGTAAGAATTCCAGTTGAACATAACACCTCAAAAGGCTCAAGCTGGTGGCGAGGTTAGCTCGCTTTAGCTCGCTTTCAGGTTTGTTTTATGGTCGCACGCCTGTCCGACTTACGTATGCAGGTGATTCGTAGGCGGGATGTGCAGGTAAGTAAGTGTGCAGTGTGCTCTTAGTGATCGGCCAATTTTCATGTCCATTTCCTAACTTGTGGCGGTGGAAGTGTTCAGACCTTTTGGCAGGCATTTCATGCTCACCCGGTAAACGGCAGAGGTGCAAAAAGACAGACAGACCTTAGTCATTGGTAAGCGGGTTAGCGCCtggtttcctggctggagTCTTAACTTAGATTATGGGTGCGCTTGGTCTGTCT encodes the following:
- a CDS encoding uncharacterized protein (transcript_id=CADANIAT00004206), whose protein sequence is MSSTRPQTAPPFGFIADILFQIIVNGEVNTVLTLCLLNRATYDTIKVLEPYICKCFMRLHGIDAFSPIFPLDSGMGQQSALTVHALVRSLYRHELARRLSRHIVPAVWGPFYDDDKVDMNFEAERKLSRRLERGLHVLFHMADIARDIKREPQELQKPSSSSSFVSKRFTVLTKLLEDYDDFDPDFNFAFPLNKARTNNKHKKKQNLLIPPSSSTPSSSLDINHIHTKHHLTAILKWGHAEFEIGKRRLEFRSNYLTDTLEVDFHCTLRMLRELLERMLLHHGPKFWHRDTRNEYSVVSWFLLNQTPRSLAKLLLTPQDECCHYSHYADASDTSASKSTGTRNCVFSDPLDEYWDAWKDTPDIRYSSLGTPISTVPKAAEIPGTRTGSETGTNCNCNRLIRSWSVKPALFDNRGREYNRTAERYLKEMWSQRHVGLHEAFRMGVMATVL